In Leucobacter sp. CX169, a single genomic region encodes these proteins:
- a CDS encoding CdaR family transcriptional regulator, with product MTGHTGARDEANLGDLLDQIEPAMVRALVDDGQRARRCAGVVLAEAPSSQESYRDQVVLGLGLRPGDPGFASSVLEIAAAGAAALIVRDDPERSVGATLEQQDPAGLALVVVRADTDWVQLAQLLRAANTAYSSKVATGIPIGDLFGLANTLSALLDGAVSIVDVPGRVLGYSTHAGHPIDEVRRASTLALEELVHPSRDEDYRRLTRTAGAAYFAGIGDHFGRVAIAVRSAGEMLGTVWVIQVEDATWRETAALLESVEPLVALHMAHSRTTATSKERRSSDLLRALFADEGFALQAADELAIGPGRAHAVVCFGLDEGPSSNPVRQHQQLLHVAEVSASVNFGWSRCALIGGVTVALVASDDPDAVRAFAEGVAQASSGAVRAGIGGQAGTVPEIARSYREALSTYRIMLQLMHSDHTHARSRRTATFDEVRVELGLARVGEFLANQGLTAADELERIRRYDARHDTEYEATLAVYLDAQGSIRETAERLRVHQNTVRYRMDRLGAELGIRLEDPATRLWLWLRLMTARNADRFAG from the coding sequence ATGACTGGCCACACGGGCGCTCGGGACGAGGCGAATCTCGGGGACTTGCTTGACCAGATTGAGCCCGCGATGGTCCGGGCGCTCGTCGACGACGGGCAGCGCGCGCGGCGCTGCGCCGGTGTGGTGCTGGCGGAGGCGCCTTCTTCCCAGGAAAGCTACCGCGACCAGGTGGTGCTCGGGCTCGGGCTGCGCCCCGGCGACCCGGGCTTCGCATCGTCCGTCCTCGAGATCGCCGCAGCCGGCGCCGCGGCCCTGATTGTCCGCGACGACCCCGAGCGGTCCGTGGGAGCGACACTCGAGCAGCAGGATCCTGCCGGTCTCGCGCTCGTCGTGGTGCGGGCGGACACCGACTGGGTCCAGCTTGCCCAGTTGTTGCGAGCGGCGAACACTGCCTATTCCTCGAAGGTCGCCACCGGGATCCCGATCGGGGACCTCTTTGGGCTTGCGAACACGCTCTCCGCGCTCTTGGACGGCGCGGTCAGCATCGTCGACGTGCCGGGGCGAGTGCTCGGATACTCCACCCACGCGGGCCACCCGATCGACGAGGTGCGTCGTGCGTCGACCCTCGCGCTCGAGGAGCTCGTGCACCCCTCGCGAGACGAGGACTACCGGAGGTTGACCCGGACCGCGGGTGCGGCGTACTTCGCGGGAATCGGCGATCACTTCGGCCGCGTCGCGATCGCGGTGCGCAGCGCCGGCGAGATGCTCGGCACCGTCTGGGTGATCCAGGTCGAGGACGCGACGTGGCGCGAGACCGCGGCCCTGCTGGAATCGGTCGAACCGCTGGTCGCGCTGCACATGGCGCACTCGCGCACGACCGCGACATCGAAGGAGCGCCGCAGCTCGGACTTGCTGCGGGCGCTGTTTGCGGACGAGGGCTTTGCGCTGCAGGCGGCCGACGAACTCGCCATCGGACCTGGCCGGGCGCATGCCGTGGTCTGCTTCGGGCTCGACGAGGGGCCGTCGAGCAACCCGGTGCGCCAGCATCAACAGCTCCTGCACGTCGCTGAGGTGAGTGCGAGCGTGAACTTCGGCTGGTCTCGCTGTGCGCTGATCGGCGGCGTGACGGTGGCACTCGTGGCGAGCGACGACCCCGATGCGGTGCGCGCATTCGCGGAGGGGGTGGCGCAGGCGTCCAGCGGCGCGGTGCGCGCCGGGATCGGCGGACAAGCGGGGACGGTGCCCGAGATCGCCCGGTCGTACCGGGAGGCGCTGAGCACCTACCGCATCATGCTGCAGCTGATGCACTCTGATCACACCCACGCTCGCTCCCGGCGCACCGCGACGTTCGATGAGGTGCGCGTCGAGCTGGGACTCGCGCGAGTGGGGGAGTTCCTGGCGAATCAGGGCCTCACCGCGGCGGACGAGCTCGAGCGCATCCGCCGCTACGACGCGCGTCACGACACCGAGTACGAGGCGACGCTCGCCGTCTACCTCGACGCTCAGGGCAGCATCCGTGAGACGGCTGAGCGGCTGCGGGTGCACCAGAACACCGTCCGATACCGGATGGATCGGCTCGGCGCCGAGCTCGGGATCCGCCTTGAAGACCCGGCGACCAGGCTGTGGCTCTGGCTGCGCCTCATGACCGCGAGGAACGCCGACCGCTTCGCTGGCTAA